Proteins encoded within one genomic window of Brassica rapa cultivar Chiifu-401-42 chromosome A09, CAAS_Brap_v3.01, whole genome shotgun sequence:
- the LOC103843282 gene encoding F-box protein At1g11270-like isoform X2 translates to MLKKRHGSILKRHGSDKRRRGSSSSSSLSVELELLPHDVIELILERLPVESLRRFRSVSKKWISTIDSPRFQSRQLNLRRQSRGHDLLFVAYYEDPPDDVAQHALGSSSSCIYRTVKFPFPNVLLCYGSCDGLVCFFCIHTPNVVVNPATRWHRSFPFSSLQRLIIDKGPPFASGDLTYELGFGKDKLSGTYKPVWLYNSSEFGLDNVTTCEVFDFSTHSWRNLVASSPYPILRFQKPVYFDGSLYWLTDCVETKVLSFDLHTETFQVICKTPFADAPRPSNVVLFILDDCLCASEKTWPTQVIWSLDSSSKTWKQMCSIDLTNTFPLFDRYGPIPLPVAILEKNKLYLHGRNYLEPLMLHDLNTKSFEVVSTPTTPGDCIYYFESLFSV, encoded by the coding sequence ATGTTGAAAAAAAGACATGGCTCAATTTTGAAAAGACATGGCTCTGATAAGAGAAGACGTGGCTCCAGCTCCAGCTCCAGCTTGAGTGTGGAATTGGAACTGCTACCACACGATGTGATAGAGCTCATACTCGAGAGACTTCCCGTGGAATCTCTGCGGAGATTCAGGTCTGTGTCCAAGAAGTGGATATCCACAATCGATTCCCCTCGTTTCCAGTCAAGGCAGTTGAACCTTCGCAGGCAATCACGAGGTCATGATCTCCTTTTCGTAGCCTATTACGAGGATCCTCCTGATGATGTAGCTCAACATGCCTtgggctcttcttcttcttgcataTACCGTACTGTCAAGTTCCCTTTTCCGAACGTCTTGCTTTGCTATGGTAGCTGCGACGGTCTGGTTTGCTTCTTCTGTATTCACACACCCAACGTCGTGGTGAATCCGGCCACTCGATGGCATCGGAGTTTTCCTTTTTCCTCCCTGCAACGCCTTATCATCGACAAAGGACCCCCCTTTGCCAGCGGCGACCTAACTTATGAGCTTGGATTTGGTAAAGACAAGTTGAGTGGTACTTACAAGCCTGTTTGGTTGTATAATTCATCCGAATTTGGACTAGACAATGTTACCACTTGTGAAGTTTTCGACTTTAGCACCCACTCCTGGAGGAACCTTGTCGCTTCTTCTCCTTATCCTATTCTCAGATTCCAGAAGCCAGTCTATTTTGACGGGTCACTCTATTGGCTCACCGACTGTGTAGAAACAAAGGTTTTGTCTTTCGATCTCCACACTGAAACTTTCCAAGTCATCTGTAAAACTCCCTTTGCTGATGCACCTCGCCCAAGTAACGTAGTCTTGTTCATCCTTGATGACTGTTTGTGCGCTTCTGAGAAAACGTGGCCAACGCAAGTCATATGGTCTTTGGATTCTTCTTCAAAGACATGGAAGCAAATGTGTTCTATAGATCTCACCAATACTTTTCCTTTGTTCGACAGATACGGTCCCATACCCTTACCCGTAGCAATCCTGGAGAAGAACAAGTTATATCTCCATGGTCGTAACTACTTGGAACCACTCATGCTACATGATCTCAATACCAAATCTTTTGAGGTTGTCTCCACACCTACCACCCCCGGAGATTGTATTTATTATTTCGAAAGTTTGTTCTCTGTTTAA
- the LOC103843282 gene encoding F-box protein At1g11270-like isoform X1, translated as MLKKRHGSILKRHGSDKRRRGSSSSSSLSVELELLPHDVIELILERLPVESLRRFRSVSKKWISTIDSPRFQSRQLNLRRQSRGHDLLFVAYYEDPPDDVAQHALGSSSSCIYRTVKFPFPNVLLCYGSCDGLVCFFCIHTPNVVVNPATRWHRSFPFSSLQRLIIDKGPPFASGDLTYELGFGKDKLSGTYKPVWLYNSSEFGLDNVTTCEVFDFSTHSWRNLVASSPYPILRFQKPVYFDGSLYWLTDCVETKVLSFDLHTETFQVICKAPFADDAPLPSNVVLFILDHCLCASEKTWPTQVIWSLDSSSKTWKQMCSIDLTNTFPLFDRCGLMPLPVAILEKNKLYLHGRNYLEPLMLHDLNTKSFEVVSTPTTPGDCIYYFESLCSV; from the coding sequence ATGTTGAAAAAAAGACATGGCTCAATTTTGAAAAGACATGGCTCTGATAAGAGAAGACGTGGCTCCAGCTCCAGCTCCAGCTTGAGTGTGGAATTGGAACTGCTACCACACGATGTGATAGAGCTCATACTCGAGAGACTTCCCGTGGAATCTCTGCGGAGATTCAGGTCTGTGTCCAAGAAGTGGATATCCACAATCGATTCCCCTCGTTTCCAGTCAAGGCAGTTGAACCTTCGCAGGCAATCACGAGGTCATGATCTCCTTTTCGTAGCCTATTACGAGGATCCTCCTGATGATGTAGCTCAACATGCCTtgggctcttcttcttcttgcataTACCGTACTGTCAAGTTCCCTTTTCCGAACGTCTTGCTTTGCTATGGTAGCTGCGACGGTCTGGTTTGCTTCTTCTGTATTCACACACCCAACGTCGTGGTGAATCCGGCCACTCGATGGCATCGGAGTTTTCCTTTTTCCTCCCTGCAACGCCTTATCATCGACAAAGGACCCCCCTTTGCCAGCGGCGACCTAACTTATGAGCTTGGATTTGGTAAAGACAAGTTGAGTGGTACTTACAAGCCTGTTTGGTTGTATAATTCATCCGAATTTGGACTAGACAATGTTACCACTTGTGAAGTTTTCGACTTTAGCACCCACTCCTGGAGGAACCTTGTCGCTTCTTCTCCTTATCCTATTCTCAGATTCCAGAAGCCAGTCTATTTTGACGGGTCACTCTATTGGCTCACCGACTGTGTAGAAACAAAGGTTTTGTCTTTCGATCTCCACACTGAAACTTTCCAAGTCATCTGTAAAGCTCCTTTTGCTGATGATGCACCTCTCCCAAGTAACGTAGTCTTGTTCATCCTTGATCACTGTTTGTGCGCTTCCGAGAAAACGTGGCCAACGCAAGTCATATGGTCCTTGGATTCTTCTTCAAAGACATGGAAGCAAATGTGTTCTATAGATCTCACCAATACTTTTCCTTTGTTCGACAGATGCGGTCTCATGCCCTTACCCGTAGCAATCCTGGAGAAGAACAAGTTATATCTCCATGGTCGTAACTACTTGGAACCACTCATGCTACATGATCTCAATACCAAATCTTTTGAGGTTGTCTCCACACCTACCACCCCCGGAGATTGTATTTATTATTTCGAAAGTTTGTGCTCTGTTTAA